A single region of the Fusarium keratoplasticum isolate Fu6.1 chromosome 7, whole genome shotgun sequence genome encodes:
- a CDS encoding Hydroxymethylglutaryl-CoA synthase, translating into MTYPQNVGIKAMEIYVPPQCLDQTLFEKHQGVSAGKYTIGLGLQYMNFCTDREDVCSLALTAVSSLLRKFDIDPKSIGRLEVGTESPIDKAKSVKSVLTTLFEPHGNTSLEGIDTIHACYGGTSALFNAVNWVESRSWDGRDAIVVASDIALYKEDASRPTGGAGCVAMLIGPNAVLSLEPSLRGVYMTNTFDFYKPDMKVEFPIVNGHESIACYLGALDECHKDLLRRTEAAKKQLNGNTPKTGKKVLDLFDYMAFHTPNCKLVSKSYGRLKYNDCLNSINAADWEGTPEELRNLSYKDSLKDKTLERALVAATKTEFKKRVEPCIAAPSLCGNMYTASLYCSLISLISNIDLASAEGKTIGLFSYGSGAASTLFGMRATGDLTNMVQKIDLMSRLKQRNIQTPEDYEKACALRLKAYGSKSYKPLGDVASLAPGTYYLESIDEAYRRTYAIKGQ; encoded by the exons ATGACGTACCCCCAGAATGTTGGCATCAAAGCGATGGAGATTTATGTTCCGCCACAG TGCCTTGATCAAACCCTCTTTGAGAAACACCAAGGCGTATCGGCGGGCAAGTACACCATTGGCTTGGGTCTCCAGTACATGAACTTTTGTACCGACCGAGAGG ATGTCTGCTCTCTGGCTCTCACCGCTGTCTCCTCCCTTCTCCGCAAGTTCGACATCGACCCAAAGTCCATTGGACGTCTTGAGGTAGGCACCGAGTCACCcattgacaaggccaagtctgTCAAATCGGTCCTCACGACTCTCTTCGAGCCACATGGCAACACAAGCCTCGAAGGCATCGACACCATCCACGCCTGCTACGGTGGGACGAGCGCCCTCTTCAATGCTGTCAATTGGGTCGAGTCCCGCTCGTGGGATGGCCGAGATGCCATCGTAGTGGCGTCCGACATCGCTCTTTACAAAGAAGATGCGTCTCGTCCAACTGGTGGCGCTGGCTGTGTCGCCATGTTGATCGGTCCGAATGCGGTGCTCTCCCTTGAACCGAGCTTGCGGGGTGTCTACATGACCAACACCTTCGACTTCTATAAGCCCGATATGAAGGTCGAGTTTCCCATCGTCAATGGCCACGAGTCCATCGCTTGTTACCTGGGTGCTCTGGATGAATGCCACAAGGACCTGCTCCGTCGCActgaggctgccaagaagcagctcaatGGAAATACACCAAAGACTGGAAAGAAGGTTCTTGACCTATTTGACTACATGGCCTTCCACACTCCTAACTGCAAGCTGGTTAGCAAGTCGTACGGTCGACTTAAGTACAATGACTGTTTGAACTCGATCAATGCTGCTGACTGGGAGGGAACTCCTGAGGAGCTTCGGAATCTGAGCTACAAGGACTCCCTGAAGGACAAGACACTGGAGAGAGCACTTGTTGCTGCCACAAAGACTGAGTTCAAGAAGCGAGTTGAGCCATGCATTGCCGCGCCCTCTTTGTGCGGAAACATGTACACCGCCAGCCTGTACTGTTCTCTGATCAGCTTGATCAGCAACATTGATCTTGCTTCCGCGGAGGGCAAGACTATAGGTCTGTTCAGT TATGGAAGTGGCGCCGCCAGCACGCTCTTTGGCATGAGAGCCACTGGTGATCTAACCAACATGGTTCAGAAGATCGATCTCATGAGCCGTCTGAAGCAAAGAAACATCCAGACCCCCGAGGATTACGAGAAG GCCTGTGCTCTTCGACTGAAGGCTTACGGAAGCAAGAGCTACAAACCACTTGGTGATGTGGCTTCTCTGGCGCCAGGGACGTACTATCTCGAGAGCATCGATGAGGCATACCGTAGAACTTATGCTATCAAGGGCCAGTGA